The Mangrovimonas cancribranchiae nucleotide sequence AATTAGCATTGTAATTATAGTCGCATAACGAAAACCCAATAGCGGGAATGCCTTCTATACCTGCTTCTAAAGCAGCACTCATGGTGCCAGAATAAATAACGTTGATTGAGGAGTTAGAACCATGATTTATGCCAGAAACACAAATGTCGGGCTTACGGTTTAAAATTTCTCTAACAGCAAGTTTTACACAATCAGCAGGTGTGCCAGAACAACTATACTCAGTTTGCGAACCATCGTCTATAGTAACACGTTCTAAATGTAATGTAGAATTTACTGTTATGGCGTGTCCCATACCGCTTTGTGGGCTATCTGGTGCAACAACAACAACCTCGCCTATAGTTTTCATGGCAGTAATTAATGTGCGAATACCAGGAGCTGTTATGCCATCATCATTAGTGACTAGTATAAGAGGTTTTTTGGGCATTTTAAAGGCATTTAATTTATCAAGCTAAAATACATAAAATCTATTGTAAACTATGATTTTATCTTGTTTAACAAAAAATTAGTGCCAATAGGTTTTATTGGCATGGTTTTTTCTTTAATTTAGTAATCTTATAAACTTAATTTAATATAAGTTTTCCGGCCTTTTTATTAAGCCAAATTAGTGTAAAAAATGATGATAAGACTTATGAGAAGAAATTATAAAATTTTGATGTTGGTGTTGTTGTTAGCATTCGCATCATGCAGCTTTACGTCTAAAACCTTCGATAACCCTGATAGAGACAAATTATTAGTTCAGGTGATTACTTATGTGCTTGAACGCGGACATTTCGACCCTAAAGAGTTAAACGATAGTTTTTCTGAAGAGGTTTACCAAGATTATTTAGACCAGATAGACCCACTAAAACGTTATTTTCTAAAATCAGATATTAAGGAATTTGAAGCCTATAAGTATCAAATAGACGATCAATTAAAACAGTTTGATATTTCGTTCTTTAACTTAACCAACGAACGGTTAATGAAACGCATTGAAGAAGCTAAAGTTATTTATAAAGATGTTTTAGAGAAGCCTTTTGATTATTCGGTAGATGAAGCCTATAGTTCTGATTACGAAAATCAAGATTATGCAAAAAATAGTCGCCAATTAAAAGAGCGTTGGAGAAAACAGCTTAAATTTAGCAACTTAGCTAATTACGATGCCTTAATGCAAGAGCAGAAAAACTTAGAGGAAGATGAATCTGATGCTTCAGAAAAAGTTGTAAAAAAATCAGCAGCTGAAATAGAAAAGGAAGCCAGAGAGGAAACCTTAGAGTCTATCGATTTGTATTTTAATGACTATATAGACGATTTACAACGAAAAGATTGGTTTGCTATGTATGTTAATTCAATTGTTGAAGAGTTCGATCCGCATACCTTTTATTTTGCTCCAGAAGATAAAGATCGTTTCGATCAACAAATGTCTGGGAAATTGGAAGGTATAGGGGCGAGACTTCAAAAGCGTATGGATAACACCAAAATAGTCGAGCTTATTTCTGGTGGGCCAGCATGGCGAGGGAAAGAACTGGAAGTTGGCGATGTTATTATGAAAGTACGTCAAGAAGATGAAGATCAGCCAGTAAATATTGTTGGCATGCGATTAGACGACGCCATAAAATTAATTAAAGGTCCTAAAGGCACTAAGGTAATTTTAACAGTAAAAAAAGTAGATGGAACGGTGGAAGATATCACTATAACTAGAGATGTTGTAGAACTAGAAGAAACTTATGCCAAATCGTCTATAGTTAAGAAAAACGATAAAACATTTGCGGTAATTAATCTGCCTAAGTTTTATGTGGATTTTGAAAATTACAAAAACAGAAATGCTGCTTCAGATATTAAAAAAGAAATCGAACGCCTTAAAGAAGCTGGTATGGAAGGCTTGGTGTTAGACTTAAGAAATAATGGAGGTGGTTCACTACAAACCGTTGTAGATATTGCTGGATTGTTTATAAAAGACGGTCCAATTGTTCAAGTAAGATCTACAGGCGAACCTAAAGAGGTTTTAAAAGATAAAGACAAATCTATTATTTGGGATGGACCTTTAGTTATTATGGTAAACGAACTGTCAGCCTCAGCATCAGAGATTTTAGCAGCAGCCATGCAAGATTATAAAAGAGCTATTATTATAGGAAGCAGACAAACCTATGGCAAAGGAACGGTGCAAAATATTTTTGACTTAAACCGAATTGTTAAAAACAATAGAAATGGCGATTTAGGCGCGCTTAAATTAACCACACAAAAGTTTTATCGTGTAAGTGGCGGATCGACACAATTGGAAGGTGTTAAAAGTGATGTTGTTGTGCCAGATAGATATTCTTACATTGATATAGGAGAGAAAGATCAGGAAAATCCATTACCATACGATAAAATTGCTTCTGTAGAACATACCTATTGGGATAATTATTACGATTATGACAACGCTATTAAAAACAGCGAACAACGTATGATTAATAATGAGCAGCTAAAACTTATTAATGAAAACGCTTTATGGGTTAAAGAACGAATGGATGAAACGCATCATTCATTAAATTATAATGCTTATAAAGCTAAACTAGATGAAAACGAAAAAATAGCTGAGCGTTTTGATAAACTTAACGATTACAAAACAAACTTGACGTTTGAGTCGTTACCTTACGAGCAAAATATGTTTTTAAAAGACACCGTTTTAAAAGATAAACGCGATCGTTGGCATAAAAGCTTGAGTAAAGACGTGTACATAGAAGAGGCCTTGAATGTTTTAGAAGACTTAAAGCTTTCCTACTCTATAAATAAAGTAGCTACGGTAAAGGACTAAGACTTTTATGAGTCGCGAATCAAATTCATTAACAGCATTAGCGCTCCAAAAATTCAAACGTAATTTTTGGGGCGTTTTTAGTTTCCTATTTGTGGTTCTAATAGGGCTAATTTCAATATTTGCTTACGTTGTTGCGCCAGATAATTCGGAGCATGCAAACCAAATGCATCTTTCTATACATTCAAAAAATCCTGGATTTAAAGTTGATATGTTAACTGTTCCATCGGCAGTAAATACAAATCAAAATACTTTTAATGAATGGTTTTTTGGAGTGAAAAATTTAGATGAAGAAATTCCTATTTCATATTATAACATACAAAACGACACGCTTTTTTATAAAGAATATGTATCTGATGGATTAGAGGCAGAAGAAAAGCACATCGTATTCTCTTCAGGAAAGTTAAAACCTTATGTGAAACAAAAAACCTTTCTTTTTGGGACTGATAAATATGGAAGAGATATGTTAAGCCGTATTTTAGTAGGCGCAAGAATTTCTTTTTTTATCGGTTTTGTAGCGGTCTTTATTTCTTTAGTTGTGGGCATTTTATTAGGAAGCCTTGCTGGGTATTATGGCGGTAAAGTTGATGCTGTAATTATGTGGTTAATAAATGTAACATGGTCTATACCTACATTACTGTTAGTAATAGCAATAACCTTAGCATTAGGCAAAGGGTTTTGGCAAGTTTTTATAGCAGTTGGGTTAACCATGTGGGTAGAAGTGGCACGTGTGGTTAGAGGGCAAGTAATGAGTGCGAAAAATATGCAGTATATAACGGCAGCAAAAGCTTTGGGGTATAAAGACGTTAGAATAATACTTAAGCATATATTACCTAATATTATGGCGCCAGTTATTGTAATTTCAGCTGCTAATTTTGCAGCAGCCATTTTAATTGAAAGCGGATTGAGTTTTTTAGGGATTGGCGCACAACCACCAATGGCAAGTTGGGGCGCTATGATAAAAGATCACTATAATTATATTATTCTTGGGAAACCTTATTTAGCATTAATTCCTGGATTGTGTATTATGAGTTTGGTTATGGCGTTTATGCTTATAGGAAATGCATTGCGAGATGCTTTGGAAGTGAAAACTTAAAAAGGTTATTAAAGGTTAAGAAGGTTTAATAGAATTATTAATATCCTCAATATAATTTAAAAGCTCATCTTTACCCATATCTTTTGTAGAGGAAGTTATAAAGTGGTTTGGCATCTCCTCCCAGTATTCTAGCATGATGGTTCTGTAATCGTTAATATGGTTTTCTATGGCTTTAGGTCTTAGTTTATCAGCCTTTGTGAAAATAATAGAAAACGGAATCATGTTTTCGCCTAGCCATTGCATGAATTCTAAATCGATTGGCTGAGGTTTATGTCTAATATCTACTAAAACAAAGGCGCTAACCAGTTGTTTGCGTTTTTCAAAATACTGTGTAATAAACTTTTGAAATGTTTTTTTAGTGCTCTTTGAAACTCGCGCATAGCCATAACCGGGTAAATCAACTAAATGCCAATTTTTATTAATTAAAAAGTGA carries:
- a CDS encoding ABC transporter permease — protein: MSRESNSLTALALQKFKRNFWGVFSFLFVVLIGLISIFAYVVAPDNSEHANQMHLSIHSKNPGFKVDMLTVPSAVNTNQNTFNEWFFGVKNLDEEIPISYYNIQNDTLFYKEYVSDGLEAEEKHIVFSSGKLKPYVKQKTFLFGTDKYGRDMLSRILVGARISFFIGFVAVFISLVVGILLGSLAGYYGGKVDAVIMWLINVTWSIPTLLLVIAITLALGKGFWQVFIAVGLTMWVEVARVVRGQVMSAKNMQYITAAKALGYKDVRIILKHILPNIMAPVIVISAANFAAAILIESGLSFLGIGAQPPMASWGAMIKDHYNYIILGKPYLALIPGLCIMSLVMAFMLIGNALRDALEVKT
- the yihA gene encoding ribosome biogenesis GTP-binding protein YihA/YsxC, translating into MEIKTAEFVISNSEVSKCPNTNLPEYAFIGRSNVGKSSLINMLTNRKKLAKTSGKPGKTQLINHFLINKNWHLVDLPGYGYARVSKSTKKTFQKFITQYFEKRKQLVSAFVLVDIRHKPQPIDLEFMQWLGENMIPFSIIFTKADKLRPKAIENHINDYRTIMLEYWEEMPNHFITSSTKDMGKDELLNYIEDINNSIKPS
- a CDS encoding carboxy terminal-processing peptidase, whose amino-acid sequence is MRRNYKILMLVLLLAFASCSFTSKTFDNPDRDKLLVQVITYVLERGHFDPKELNDSFSEEVYQDYLDQIDPLKRYFLKSDIKEFEAYKYQIDDQLKQFDISFFNLTNERLMKRIEEAKVIYKDVLEKPFDYSVDEAYSSDYENQDYAKNSRQLKERWRKQLKFSNLANYDALMQEQKNLEEDESDASEKVVKKSAAEIEKEAREETLESIDLYFNDYIDDLQRKDWFAMYVNSIVEEFDPHTFYFAPEDKDRFDQQMSGKLEGIGARLQKRMDNTKIVELISGGPAWRGKELEVGDVIMKVRQEDEDQPVNIVGMRLDDAIKLIKGPKGTKVILTVKKVDGTVEDITITRDVVELEETYAKSSIVKKNDKTFAVINLPKFYVDFENYKNRNAASDIKKEIERLKEAGMEGLVLDLRNNGGGSLQTVVDIAGLFIKDGPIVQVRSTGEPKEVLKDKDKSIIWDGPLVIMVNELSASASEILAAAMQDYKRAIIIGSRQTYGKGTVQNIFDLNRIVKNNRNGDLGALKLTTQKFYRVSGGSTQLEGVKSDVVVPDRYSYIDIGEKDQENPLPYDKIASVEHTYWDNYYDYDNAIKNSEQRMINNEQLKLINENALWVKERMDETHHSLNYNAYKAKLDENEKIAERFDKLNDYKTNLTFESLPYEQNMFLKDTVLKDKRDRWHKSLSKDVYIEEALNVLEDLKLSYSINKVATVKD
- the surE gene encoding 5'/3'-nucleotidase SurE: MPKKPLILVTNDDGITAPGIRTLITAMKTIGEVVVVAPDSPQSGMGHAITVNSTLHLERVTIDDGSQTEYSCSGTPADCVKLAVREILNRKPDICVSGINHGSNSSINVIYSGTMSAALEAGIEGIPAIGFSLCDYNYNANFEAAKHFATKIVKKALNEGIPKDTVLNVNFPNTPFNDIKGIKVCRQAKANWVEEFDKRQTPLGKDYYWLTGKFVNLDNGEDTDEWALNNNYVSIVPVQFDLTAHHTIQTLNSWNFNE